The following proteins are co-located in the Pseudomonas sp. ATCC 13867 genome:
- a CDS encoding LysR family transcriptional regulator, giving the protein MAQTDLNLIRTFVTLYEAGSVTVAAERLFVTQPSVSYALARLRELFDDPLFSRSRDGIQPTFVAEQLYGTLREALTRIEGAVQSTRQFDPASTERRFRIALSDLGELGFLPLILARLNREAPLAEVEVLALQVDQVGDWLASGKVDTAICRQAVPGSRSQVLIEERYVCLLSADHPRIADRLDLASYLGERHVVVTRTSGHGIAEDVLQAMKLERRIALRVPHFSVLPKIIPGTDLLTILPAQIARMFVTEGGLKMLELPFAVPAFEVSLHWRASSEHSAALDWFRNTIAEAIIDGQH; this is encoded by the coding sequence ATGGCCCAGACCGACCTCAACCTGATCCGCACCTTCGTCACCCTCTACGAGGCCGGCAGCGTGACCGTCGCCGCCGAACGCCTGTTCGTCACCCAGCCCTCGGTGAGCTATGCCCTGGCCCGCTTGCGCGAATTGTTCGACGATCCGCTGTTCAGCCGCAGTCGCGACGGCATCCAGCCGACCTTCGTCGCCGAGCAGTTGTACGGCACCCTGCGCGAGGCGCTGACGCGCATCGAGGGCGCCGTGCAGAGCACCCGCCAGTTCGACCCGGCGAGCACCGAACGACGCTTCCGCATCGCCCTCTCCGACCTTGGCGAGCTGGGCTTCCTGCCGCTGATCCTGGCGCGGCTGAACCGTGAGGCGCCGCTGGCCGAGGTGGAGGTGCTGGCGTTGCAGGTGGATCAGGTCGGCGACTGGCTGGCCAGCGGCAAGGTCGACACCGCCATCTGCCGCCAGGCGGTACCCGGCAGCCGCAGCCAGGTGCTGATCGAGGAACGCTACGTCTGCCTGCTGAGCGCCGATCACCCGCGCATCGCCGACCGCCTGGACCTCGCCAGTTATCTCGGCGAGCGCCACGTGGTGGTGACCCGCACCTCCGGCCACGGGATCGCCGAGGACGTGCTCCAGGCAATGAAGCTGGAGCGCCGCATCGCCCTGCGCGTACCGCACTTCTCGGTGCTGCCGAAGATCATTCCCGGCACCGACCTGCTGACCATCCTGCCGGCGCAGATCGCCCGCATGTTCGTCACCGAGGGCGGGCTGAAGATGCTCGAACTGCCCTTTGCCGTGCCAGCGTTCGAGGTCTCCCTGCACTGGCGCGCGAGCAGCGAGCATTCGGCGGCGCTGGACTGGTTCCGCAACACCATCGCCGAGGCGATCATCGACGGTCAGCATTGA
- a CDS encoding aromatic ring-hydroxylating oxygenase subunit alpha produces the protein MFPKNAWYVACTPDEITEKPLGRQVCGEKMVFYRGAEGRVAALEDFCPHRGAPLSLGFVEDGKLICGYHGLAMGCSGHTESMPGQRVRGFPAIRKFAVEERYGFIWVWPGDAAEADPALIHHLEWADNPDWAYGGGLYHIQCDYRLMIDNLMDLTHETYVHASSIGQKEIDEAAPKTRVEGDEVITERHMENVMAPPFWRMALRGNGLADEVPVDRWQICRFTPPSHVLIEVGVAHAGHGGYHAPAQHKASSIVVDFITPETETSIWYFWGMARNFQPQDAALTATIREGQGRIFGEDLEMLERQQQNLLLHPQRQLLKLNIDAGGVQSRRILERLCEAEQQPASALIASA, from the coding sequence ATGTTTCCGAAGAACGCCTGGTACGTTGCCTGCACGCCCGACGAGATCACCGAGAAGCCCCTGGGGCGGCAGGTGTGCGGCGAGAAGATGGTCTTCTACCGTGGCGCCGAGGGTCGCGTGGCGGCGCTGGAAGACTTCTGTCCGCACCGTGGCGCGCCGCTGTCGCTGGGCTTCGTCGAGGACGGCAAGCTGATCTGCGGCTACCACGGCCTGGCGATGGGCTGCTCGGGCCACACGGAGTCCATGCCCGGCCAGCGCGTGCGCGGTTTCCCGGCGATCCGCAAGTTCGCCGTGGAAGAACGCTACGGCTTCATCTGGGTCTGGCCGGGCGACGCCGCCGAGGCCGATCCGGCGCTGATCCACCACCTGGAATGGGCCGACAACCCGGACTGGGCCTACGGCGGCGGCCTGTACCACATCCAGTGCGACTACCGGCTGATGATCGACAACCTCATGGACCTCACCCATGAGACCTACGTGCACGCCAGCAGCATTGGCCAGAAGGAGATCGATGAGGCGGCGCCCAAGACCCGCGTGGAAGGTGACGAGGTGATCACCGAGCGGCACATGGAGAACGTCATGGCCCCGCCGTTCTGGCGCATGGCCCTGCGCGGCAACGGCCTGGCCGACGAGGTGCCGGTGGACCGCTGGCAGATCTGCCGCTTCACCCCGCCCAGCCACGTGCTGATCGAAGTGGGCGTGGCCCACGCCGGCCACGGCGGCTACCACGCGCCGGCGCAGCACAAGGCGTCGAGCATCGTGGTCGACTTCATCACCCCCGAGACCGAGACCTCGATCTGGTACTTCTGGGGCATGGCACGCAACTTCCAGCCGCAGGACGCCGCACTCACCGCGACCATTCGCGAGGGACAGGGAAGGATCTTCGGCGAAGACCTGGAGATGCTCGAACGGCAGCAGCAGAACCTGCTGCTGCACCCGCAGCGGCAACTGCTGAAGCTGAACATCGATGCCGGCGGCGTGCAGTCGCGGCGCATCCTCGAACGGCTCTGCGAAGCCGAGCAGCAGCCCGCCAGTGCGCTCATCGCCAGCGCCTGA
- the mdlC gene encoding benzoylformate decarboxylase — protein MKTVHNASYDILRRHGLTTIFGNPGSNELPFLKDFPEDFRYILGLHEGAVVGMADGFALASGKPAFVNLHAAAGTGNGMGALTNAWYSHSPLVISAGQQVRSMIGVEAMLANVDAAQLPKPLVKWSAEPACAQDVPRALSQAIHMASLAPKAPVYLSIPYDDWAQPAPVGVEHLAARSVANAGLPSAAQLGELVERLSRANNPVLVLGPDVDGANANELAVQLAEKLRMPAWVAPSASRCPFPTRHRCFRGVLPAAISGISRLLDGHDLILVVGAPVFRYHQFAPGDYLPAGAALVHLTCDPGEAARAPMGDALVGDIYLTLEALLESVRTSQRPLPEALPRPAPRAAEEGTLHPETVFDVIDELAPEDAIFVKESTSTVSTFWQRVEMRQPGSYFFPAAGGLGFGLPAAVGVQLAQPQRRVIGIIGDGSANYGITALWTAAQYRVPAVFIILKNGTYGALRWFAGVLDVPDAPGLDVPGLDFCQIGRGYGVRSVQAADAATLREELARALAGDEPVLIEVPTLTIEP, from the coding sequence ATGAAAACCGTCCATAACGCCTCCTACGACATTCTTCGCCGCCACGGCCTGACCACGATCTTCGGCAACCCCGGTTCCAACGAGCTGCCGTTCCTCAAGGATTTCCCCGAGGATTTCCGCTACATCCTCGGCCTGCACGAGGGCGCGGTGGTCGGCATGGCCGACGGCTTCGCCCTGGCCAGCGGCAAGCCCGCCTTCGTCAACCTGCATGCCGCGGCCGGCACCGGCAACGGCATGGGCGCGCTGACCAACGCCTGGTACAGCCATAGCCCGCTGGTGATCAGCGCCGGCCAGCAGGTGCGCTCGATGATCGGCGTCGAGGCCATGCTGGCCAACGTCGATGCGGCGCAACTGCCCAAGCCGCTGGTGAAGTGGAGCGCCGAGCCGGCCTGTGCCCAGGACGTGCCGCGCGCGCTGAGCCAGGCGATCCACATGGCCAGCCTGGCACCCAAGGCTCCGGTGTATCTGTCGATTCCCTACGACGATTGGGCGCAACCGGCGCCGGTCGGTGTCGAGCACCTGGCCGCGCGCAGCGTTGCCAACGCCGGGTTGCCCTCGGCGGCGCAGTTGGGCGAGCTGGTCGAGCGCCTGTCGCGGGCGAACAACCCGGTGCTGGTGCTCGGCCCGGATGTCGATGGCGCCAACGCCAACGAGCTGGCCGTGCAACTGGCGGAGAAGCTGCGGATGCCGGCCTGGGTCGCGCCGTCGGCCTCGCGCTGCCCGTTCCCGACGCGCCATCGCTGCTTCCGTGGCGTGCTGCCGGCGGCGATCTCCGGCATCTCCAGGCTGCTCGACGGGCACGACCTGATCCTGGTGGTGGGCGCCCCGGTGTTCCGCTATCACCAGTTCGCTCCGGGCGACTACCTGCCCGCCGGCGCCGCGCTGGTGCACCTGACCTGCGACCCCGGCGAGGCCGCGCGCGCGCCGATGGGCGATGCCCTGGTCGGTGACATCTATCTCACCCTTGAAGCCCTGCTGGAGTCGGTGCGAACCAGCCAGCGCCCGCTGCCCGAGGCGCTGCCGCGCCCGGCGCCGCGTGCCGCCGAGGAAGGCACACTGCACCCGGAAACGGTGTTCGACGTGATCGACGAGCTGGCGCCGGAGGATGCCATCTTCGTCAAGGAGTCCACTTCCACGGTCAGCACCTTCTGGCAGCGTGTGGAGATGCGCCAGCCGGGCAGCTACTTCTTCCCGGCGGCCGGCGGCCTGGGCTTCGGCCTGCCGGCGGCGGTCGGCGTGCAACTGGCGCAGCCGCAGCGGCGGGTCATCGGGATCATCGGCGATGGCTCGGCGAACTACGGCATCACCGCCCTCTGGACTGCCGCGCAATATCGCGTGCCGGCGGTGTTCATCATCCTCAAGAACGGCACCTACGGCGCGCTGCGCTGGTTCGCCGGGGTGCTCGACGTACCCGACGCTCCGGGCCTGGACGTGCCGGGCCTGGACTTCTGCCAGATCGGCCGTGGCTACGGCGTGCGCTCGGTGCAGGCGGCCGACGCCGCGACCCTGCGCGAGGAACTGGCCCGTGCCCTGGCCGGCGACGAGCCGGTGCTGATCGAGGTTCCCACCCTGACCATCGAACCCTGA
- a CDS encoding aldehyde dehydrogenase family protein has protein sequence MTASTYTDFHLQPLAGEWRTGSTGRSLRDCNPYDGSLLVEIPQASRDDLDAAYRKAAEVQPAWAALPPAERAALLHRVVAVFDKRREEIIDWIIRESGSTRLKATLEWGAARAITLESASFPSRVHGRIVDSNVPGKESRVYRSAIGVVGVISPWNFPLHLTQRSLAPALALGNAVVVKPASDTPVCGGLLLAKVFEEAGLPAGVLSVVVGAGSEIGDAFVEHPLPGLVTFTGSTPVGRNIGRIASGGAHLKHVALELGGNSPFVVLEDADLEQAVNAAVFGKFLHQGQICMAINRIIVADALYDVFAERFVERVKQVKVGDPQLAETAVGPIINARQLEGLLEKVALARREGARPLYEGGVQGQLLAPHVYGEVGPEMEIARDEIFGPLIGLLRARDEEHALELANASEYGLASAVFTRDLDRGVRFARRIHAGMTHVNDIPVNDEANAPFGGEKNSGLGRFNGDWAIDEFTRDHWVSVQREARHYPF, from the coding sequence ATGACCGCTTCGACCTACACCGATTTCCACCTGCAGCCCCTGGCCGGCGAATGGCGTACCGGCAGCACCGGCAGATCGCTGCGCGACTGCAATCCGTATGACGGCAGCCTGCTGGTGGAGATTCCCCAGGCCAGCCGCGACGATCTCGATGCCGCCTACCGCAAGGCCGCCGAGGTGCAGCCGGCCTGGGCCGCGCTGCCGCCGGCGGAACGCGCCGCGCTGCTGCACCGCGTGGTGGCGGTGTTCGACAAGCGCCGCGAGGAGATCATCGACTGGATCATCCGCGAGTCCGGCAGCACCCGCCTGAAGGCCACGCTGGAGTGGGGTGCGGCGCGCGCCATCACGCTGGAATCCGCCTCCTTCCCCAGCCGCGTGCATGGGCGCATCGTCGACTCCAACGTCCCCGGCAAGGAAAGCCGCGTGTACCGCAGTGCCATCGGGGTGGTGGGTGTCATCAGCCCGTGGAACTTCCCCCTGCACCTGACCCAGCGCTCGCTGGCGCCGGCCCTGGCGCTGGGCAATGCGGTGGTGGTCAAGCCGGCCAGCGACACCCCGGTGTGCGGCGGCCTGCTGCTGGCGAAGGTTTTCGAGGAAGCCGGGCTGCCGGCCGGCGTGCTCAGCGTGGTGGTCGGCGCGGGCAGCGAGATCGGCGATGCGTTCGTCGAGCATCCGCTGCCGGGGCTGGTGACCTTCACCGGGTCGACCCCGGTGGGCCGCAACATCGGGCGTATCGCCAGCGGCGGCGCGCACCTCAAGCATGTGGCGCTGGAGCTGGGCGGCAACAGCCCGTTCGTGGTGCTGGAAGACGCCGACCTCGAACAGGCGGTGAATGCCGCGGTGTTCGGCAAGTTCCTGCACCAGGGCCAGATCTGCATGGCGATCAACCGCATCATCGTCGCCGACGCGCTGTACGACGTCTTCGCCGAACGCTTCGTCGAGCGGGTGAAGCAGGTGAAGGTCGGCGACCCGCAACTGGCGGAGACGGCGGTTGGCCCGATCATCAATGCGCGCCAGCTCGAAGGCTTGCTGGAGAAGGTGGCCCTGGCGCGCCGCGAGGGTGCCAGGCCGCTGTACGAAGGTGGCGTGCAGGGGCAGTTGCTGGCGCCGCATGTGTATGGCGAGGTCGGCCCGGAGATGGAGATCGCCCGCGATGAAATCTTCGGCCCGCTGATCGGCCTGCTGCGCGCCCGCGACGAGGAGCATGCGCTGGAGCTGGCCAACGCCAGCGAGTACGGCCTGGCCAGCGCCGTGTTCACCCGCGACCTCGACCGTGGCGTGCGCTTCGCCCGCCGTATCCACGCGGGCATGACCCATGTGAACGACATCCCGGTCAACGACGAGGCCAACGCGCCATTCGGTGGAGAGAAGAACTCCGGCCTCGGCCGCTTCAACGGCGACTGGGCGATCGACGAGTTCACCCGCGACCACTGGGTGAGCGTGCAGCGGGAGGCGCGTCACTACCCCTTCTGA
- a CDS encoding MFS transporter — protein sequence MNRDLRGALEQGAMNRFQWTAIGVCIVLNMIDGFDVLVMAFTAASVSAEWGLNGAQVGLLLSAGLFGMAAGSLFIAPRADQFGRRPLILFCLLLCGVGMLLSALSQTPTQLALLRGLTGLGIGGILASSNVIAAEYANKRWRPLAVSLQSTGYALGATFGGLLAVWLIDHWGWRSVFLAGGLISLAAIPLVLAGLPESLDFLLARRPANALARVNALARRLGLASLDALPEARAREQGGVAMLQLLAPELRRPTLLIWLLFFLAMFGFYFIMSWTPKLLVAAGLTAQQGITGGVLLSIGGIFGAALVGALSARLPLARVLQGFMLVTAALLVLFLASATSLAAALGLGLLIGLFANGCIAGLYALSPLVYPTGVRATGVGWAIGVGRLGAILSPTVAGVLLDDGWQPLHLYGLFAVVFVLAAGVLLGLRPAARSAEPLAAH from the coding sequence ATGAATCGCGATCTGCGCGGGGCCCTGGAACAGGGGGCGATGAACCGCTTCCAGTGGACTGCCATCGGCGTCTGCATCGTGCTCAACATGATCGATGGCTTCGACGTGCTGGTGATGGCCTTCACCGCTGCATCGGTCTCCGCCGAGTGGGGCCTGAACGGTGCACAGGTCGGCCTGCTGCTCAGCGCCGGGCTGTTCGGCATGGCGGCCGGATCGCTGTTCATCGCCCCGCGCGCCGACCAGTTCGGCCGTCGCCCGCTGATCCTCTTCTGTCTGCTGCTGTGCGGTGTCGGCATGCTGCTCTCGGCCCTGAGCCAGACGCCGACGCAGCTTGCGCTACTGCGCGGCCTCACCGGCCTGGGCATCGGCGGCATCCTCGCCAGCAGCAACGTGATCGCCGCCGAGTACGCCAACAAGCGCTGGCGGCCCCTGGCGGTGAGCCTGCAATCCACCGGCTACGCCCTGGGCGCTACCTTTGGCGGGTTGCTGGCGGTGTGGCTGATCGACCATTGGGGCTGGCGTTCGGTGTTCCTCGCCGGCGGCCTGATTTCCCTGGCGGCCATCCCGCTGGTGCTGGCGGGCCTGCCGGAATCCCTCGACTTCCTGCTGGCGCGCCGTCCGGCCAATGCCCTGGCGCGGGTCAACGCCCTGGCCAGGCGACTGGGCCTGGCGAGCCTGGACGCGCTGCCCGAAGCCCGTGCCCGCGAGCAGGGCGGGGTGGCGATGCTGCAGTTGCTGGCGCCCGAGCTGCGCCGTCCGACCCTGCTGATCTGGCTGCTGTTCTTCCTCGCCATGTTCGGCTTCTACTTCATCATGAGCTGGACGCCGAAGCTGCTGGTGGCTGCCGGCCTGACCGCGCAGCAAGGCATCACCGGCGGCGTGCTGCTGAGCATCGGCGGGATATTCGGCGCGGCGCTGGTCGGCGCGCTGTCGGCACGGCTGCCGCTGGCGCGGGTGCTGCAGGGCTTCATGCTGGTCACCGCCGCGCTGCTGGTGCTGTTCCTGGCCTCGGCCACTTCGCTGGCGGCCGCGCTCGGCCTGGGGCTGCTCATCGGTCTGTTCGCCAACGGCTGCATTGCCGGGCTCTACGCGTTGTCGCCGCTGGTCTATCCGACCGGCGTGCGGGCCACAGGTGTGGGCTGGGCGATCGGTGTCGGCCGCCTGGGCGCGATTCTCTCGCCGACCGTCGCGGGTGTGCTGCTCGACGATGGCTGGCAGCCGCTGCACCTGTACGGGCTGTTCGCCGTGGTCTTCGTGCTGGCCGCCGGGGTTCTGCTGGGGCTGCGCCCCGCGGCCCGGTCCGCCGAGCCGCTGGCCGCGCACTGA
- a CDS encoding MFS transporter, which produces MHKTTVAAVIDSARFNRTHWLILAWGCFIMLFDGYDMVVYGSVVPRLMHEWQLSPVEAGTLGSCALFGMLFGGTLLAPLADRFGRRRLVILMTLLASLAAFLTGHARTPLELGACRFVTGLALGALVPSAVNLISEFAPAGRRATLITVMSSFYSVGAVLSALVGIALIPQWGWQSVFYVAVLPVLAVPLMLRYLPESAAFLELKGRRAELDALLVKVDPAYRPGTELVLASLDADAEKARLPQLFGAGQALGTLLLWVGFAMCMLMSYGLNTWLPKLMANGGYPLTSSLVFLVTLNVGATLGALFGGWLADRLGTQRTLVLFFALAAASLAALGINPGPWLLNTLLVIAGATTIGTLAVIHAYAAQFYPTHVRSTGVGWAAGIGRLGAIAGPMLGGSLLALELPFQENFLAFALPGVVGALAIGFIRVRPRESAGAFVAREKSV; this is translated from the coding sequence ATGCACAAGACGACCGTTGCGGCGGTGATCGACTCCGCCCGATTCAACCGCACCCACTGGCTGATCCTCGCCTGGGGCTGCTTCATCATGCTGTTCGACGGCTACGACATGGTGGTGTACGGCTCGGTGGTGCCACGGCTGATGCACGAGTGGCAACTCAGCCCGGTAGAGGCTGGCACGCTGGGCAGTTGCGCGTTGTTCGGCATGCTCTTCGGCGGGACGCTGCTGGCGCCGCTGGCCGACCGTTTCGGCCGGCGCCGTCTGGTGATCCTCATGACCCTGCTGGCGAGCCTCGCCGCGTTCCTCACCGGCCATGCGCGCACACCGCTGGAACTGGGCGCCTGCCGTTTCGTCACCGGCCTGGCGCTGGGCGCACTGGTGCCCAGCGCGGTCAACCTGATCAGCGAGTTCGCCCCGGCCGGGCGCCGCGCCACGCTGATCACGGTGATGTCCAGCTTCTACTCGGTGGGCGCCGTGCTGTCGGCGCTGGTCGGTATCGCGTTGATCCCGCAGTGGGGCTGGCAGTCGGTGTTCTATGTGGCTGTGCTGCCGGTGCTGGCCGTGCCGCTGATGCTGCGCTATCTGCCGGAGTCGGCGGCCTTCCTCGAACTCAAGGGACGTCGCGCCGAGCTCGATGCGCTGCTGGTGAAGGTCGACCCGGCCTACCGTCCCGGCACCGAGCTGGTGCTCGCAAGCCTGGATGCCGATGCCGAAAAGGCGCGCCTGCCGCAACTGTTCGGCGCCGGTCAGGCGCTGGGCACCTTGCTGCTGTGGGTCGGCTTCGCCATGTGCATGCTGATGAGCTACGGCCTCAATACCTGGCTGCCGAAGCTGATGGCCAACGGCGGCTATCCGCTCACCTCCAGCCTGGTGTTCCTGGTCACCCTGAACGTCGGCGCGACCCTCGGCGCGCTGTTCGGTGGCTGGCTCGCCGACCGCCTGGGCACCCAGCGCACGCTGGTGCTGTTCTTCGCCCTGGCCGCGGCCTCGCTGGCGGCGCTGGGCATCAACCCCGGCCCGTGGCTGCTCAACACGCTGCTGGTGATCGCCGGCGCCACCACCATCGGCACCCTGGCGGTGATTCACGCCTACGCCGCGCAGTTCTACCCGACCCACGTGCGCTCCACCGGTGTCGGCTGGGCCGCCGGCATCGGTCGGCTCGGCGCCATCGCCGGCCCCATGCTCGGCGGCAGCCTGCTCGCCCTGGAGCTGCCGTTCCAGGAGAACTTCCTCGCCTTCGCCCTGCCCGGTGTGGTGGGTGCGCTGGCCATCGGTTTCATCCGCGTGCGACCGCGCGAGTCCGCCGGCGCCTTCGTCGCCCGCGAAAAATCCGTTTGA